In the genome of Pseudochaenichthys georgianus unplaced genomic scaffold, fPseGeo1.2 scaffold_903_arrow_ctg1, whole genome shotgun sequence, the window tgttcgccgtttttagagatttgggtacggaggaaaagagagggtttattTTTAGTTTGTCGTgtcgtacatttttttttaaataacggtAACGACTATCTTTAACAAAACACGAAAAAAAGTCATATAGTTTGTTGTCGGAAAACATGAAGGAAAGGTCAGTATAGTATGTCGTAAAAAGACGGAAGAACTGCTCACCTTCCAGAACGGACGGGAGCCTCCTGTTCATGGTGCTCCTGAAATCTGCACATTACGGGAGTAAAACAGGAAGTTTAAAGTCACTCAACACAGCTTTAAGTATTCTGTAGTTCCCTAAAATACTACTTTAAATGTGTATTAATATGAGAACAGGAAACATTCgagatgaaggttgtttttaatattCAGTTAGCTGGATATCGTGCACTTTAATTCAGGACAGGATTTCTTTGAGTGTACGTCggcttatatttaaaaaaatgtcttaTATGCTTGTTTGTAGTTTCTGAACACTCAGCTGTGGAGAGCTGAAATGTTAGAATTCCATTGTACAGTCCAACTgcctgttatatatatatatgacgtTAAACAGATATCTTGAATCTATATAACATAGCGACTAAACGATAAGGAAGCTCTTAAGGAGAACAGGAAAAAGACgagatgaaggttgttttaaaGTCACTCAACACAGCTTTAGTATTCAAGTTCCCTAAGACAcatctttaaataaataaatctccgTCTGATACCCCGACTGTCGTTCATCTTGTAGAACAGGCCGTACGCCCCCAAGACGCCCACCAGCTCCACCACGATCACTCCTTTCATCAGAGTCTTAGCCAGAGGAGCCAGGGAGGTTGGGTTAGGAGGCATCTGAGAGAAAACACACTTAGTATacatataatatatttaaaaggAATAAAGGACTACTGATTCTGAACATGGAAGCTGGTAAAAATAGTTTTTCACCGAGGCATCTGGGGAGAAAGCGAggggttacgtatggtaacccttgtccacacctggtggtaaaaaaaaagactagtagtgagcaaatgacatgagcattactacgatgaacaaaacaaagccaagaacagttttgactcgtCAAGCGCCATCATTTCTGATGAAGGTAGAGATCGTTTTGGCCCTGGGGTcgtctctggcaaacttctcttttttcaaaagcctcgtggataggtgaaagccccggtgccttgcagctggctttggattctcaactagtttagcagcgcaggcgtcttcgtacgctgttaacacaccatcgtagccatggcgatgtttcaggcgactgatcaggctggaagtattatagctcgttgccttcttccctcctcgtggaacttctgcatgtgttaatacaaatagcaagcgaactatctcactctgaaactttgaaatagtcccatgctaccgacgacatgtttgtttactgtcctggcttcacggccgcacgccatttacgtcacagccaggcgtgagtta includes:
- the LOC117444711 gene encoding protein CEBPZOS-like, producing MPPNPTSLAPLAKTLMKGVIVVELVGVLGAYGLFYKMNDSRDFRSTMNRRLPSVLEVYYQSNEWAGVYGVREKDLAAWSANQD